One genomic window of Plasmodium falciparum 3D7 genome assembly, chromosome: 10 includes the following:
- a CDS encoding phosphomannomutase, putative, which produces MNKKKAIFLFDVDGTLTISRKTIEQNVVDTLLELKSKKGFVLGIVGGSDYKKIREQIKYPEIFDYIFSENGVVAHKNDEEYFAESIVNFLGEDRLKKLINYSLKYIANLDIPKKRGTFIELRNGIINISPIGRNCSQEERDEFFRYNLKNNTIEKFRDNLSKEFEDFDLNFSMGGQISIDCFPKGWDKTFCLKHLENKFDEIYFFGDRTDKGGNDYELFCDKRVKGYKVKNPNDTVKILRENFL; this is translated from the exons ATGAATAAGAAAAAGGCAATATTTCTGTTTGATGTAGATGGGACCCTTACAATTTCAAGAAAa ACAATTGAACAAAATGTTGTTGATACTTTGTTAGAACTTAAATCAAAGAAAGGGTTTGTATTAGGAATAGTTGGTGGTTccgattataaaaaaataagggaacaaattaaat accCAGAAATATtcgattatatattttctgaAAACGGAGTTGTTGcacataaaaatgatgaagagTATTTTGCAGAg agtaTAGTCAACTTTTTGGGAGAAGACCgattaaaaaaattgataaattatagtttaaaatatattgccAACTTGGATATACCAAAGAAAAG AGGAACCTTTATAGAGTTAAGGAACggaataattaatataagcCCCATCGGTAGAAATTGTAGTCAAGAAGAAAGAGATGAATTCTTTcgttataatttaaaaaataatactatTGAAAAATTTCGTGATAATTTATCCAAAGA GTTTGAAGATTTTGATTTAAATTTTTCCATGGGGGGACAAATATCCATAGATTGTTTTCCAAAA gGATGGGATAAAACCTTTTGTTTAAAAcatttagaaaataaatttgaCGAAATTTACTTTTTTGGTGATCGCACAGATAAG GGGGGAAATGATTACGAACTTTTCTGTGACAAAAGAGTAAAAGGATATAAAGTTAAAAATCCAAACGACACCGTTAAAATTTTAAGAGAGAATTTCTTGTAA